GGCTCACGACGACTGAAACGTTTACGAGAAGAATATTGGTCTGCATTATTTGGACTTGGGACACGTTTTGGAGTCACCTCTCTGCCACCTGATTCGGCAGGGCATCTTGTGACGGAGCCTGTAAAGGGGCGGCTAACCTATTCAAAGGAAGCTGTTGATCGCGCTATAACGCTGACTGATAGGCAGCCATACCTTTTACAGTGCCTCTGTAATCGAATATTCGATATGGCCGCACAGCTCAAGACTCGTTCTATTACACTTGATTTGGTCGAACGCGCCGGAGATGCATTGGTTGAGGATAATGAGCACTTTGCAAGCTTATGGGATTATGCCGGCTCAGATCGCCGCCGCTTTATTCTTGCTCTCTGCCAGCGAGAGGGGAAGAGTCCTGACTCCTTCCGTTTGGGCGTTATTCAGGAACAGCTGGTGAATTGTGGAATTGAGGTGGAGGACGAGAGGATTATAGCTGATCTCGAGTTTCTCCGAGAATTAGAGTTGATCGACCTTGTAGGGGAATCTTACGTTCTCTCCATTTCGTTAATGGGAACGTGGATTGAAAGACAACAGGACTTTGCTGTCCTTATGAGTAAGGCAAGGTCTGAAACGGAGGATCTACATGAGTGATTTAACATTTCCAATCCTGGGGACAGACATTCCGCCAATGCTTGGCCGGACCAAGATTATGCAGAGACTTTGGAGTGACCTGACGAAAGCCACACCCAGCAACCTGTCCATAATCGGTCCAAGGTTCGTTGGCAAAACCGTAATTATGAATGCCCTATCGCAACGAGCAGAACGCGAAGACTCACCCTATGAGTTTGTGCTTTACTGGCATCTTGGCCATGATACTCCAAGATCTGATAGTGACTTTATTACTCAACTTTGCGATTTGCTTCAAAAAAAACTGGCGTCTATTGATAATAAATATGCTGAACATGAAGCATACCTTGGTAAGCACTCGTATAACCACCTTAAGGAGGTTACTGACTTACTTACTTATGATGCTAAGCCTATTCTCATGATTTGGGATTGTTTAGACAAACCATTAGGTCAAGGGAATATATCCGGCGACCTCTGGAACCAGATGCGAGGAATATTCTACGGAACGCAGCACAAAATAGTTACTGCAACGCGAAAGCCTTTAAGCGAGCTCATTCGAAGTGAGGACGCTCTTGATAGCCCATTCTGGAATATCTTTGATATGAATCTTGTACGTGTCGAAGCCTTCGATGATGCTGATTGTGAAACAATTATAAACACACTACATAGTCATTCTTTCCAGCCAGGCGCTAAAACCGAGCTAATTAACTGGTCTTCTGGTTTTCCTCCTTTTTTTCTTGGCTTGCTGAATCATATAATTGCTGACAAGCCTAACGGATCTATTGACAATGCATGTGTGAATAGTGCGGCATCAAAAGCTGCAGAAACTTTATCTCCTATGATTAGTGCGCTTTGGGTGGATTGCCCAGCTTCTGCTAAAGATATCTATGTTCACTTAGTGGAGCGTGGCGACCTGCCATTAAAAGATATCGGGAAGGATGCCCGGGCTTGTTTAATTGAAAAAGGTTTTGCAAAGGAGTCTGGCAACAAGCTCGCATTCTCAAGCCGAATGTTACAACAATATGTTGTGGGTTCTGGTTCCGACACAGGAAGCATGGCTCGACTGTTCGGAACTTGGGATGATTACAGGTCAAATATCCGAAGTCTGTTGGAACGTCGACTTGCCCAAATAGCACGTTTTGATGATCGCTTGTATGTTTTCGTTGCCCGCGCGATTCAAGATATCCCAGACCTCCCCGACGTTTGTCTCAATCATCTAACAAGCATTGAAGAACGTGCCCTTGATCTGATATGGCAACGTGAATTTGGGTCGACAAAAACGATACCCCAAAATCTTATCGATTTTTGGGCTTATGCTGCACCTTCAGACAAAACCGCGCAGCGCCTAAAAGAGCAGGCTGTTACATCCGTGCCCCCTGATCGCTGGCTCCAGTGCGGCATTTTGCAACTCTTAACAGGAAGTAAACAGGGAGTCGATTATCGAGCTCAACATGTAACGAAGGATACGTATGTCTTAATCAATGCGTTGCACAGCTTTCGTAATCGAAATCAACACTCCGAGGGGCAGGACATGCATGTCGGCGTCGCCGTAGCTGCGATCACGACCTGCTTGGAGCTCTTGTCGTGCTTGGAGAGGGAGTTGGCACCATGACTTATTCTTTATCGTCAGGCAATTTCAATATTGTGTGGCTTAACATTTTTGTTTAATAATTTAATCTTATTGGAGGGGCTGTTACATGTACGACAAAATTAAAGAAGAAATAAAACAGGATTATTACAAGCAAAACTTCCCGAACGAGGGGCAGAGATTTGTCGCTTGGTATTTAATGAATATCCATCTGAGGGATAAGAATGAGACCAAAGATTGTATTACTGATGGACCAGACGATAAACAGATAGACGCAATCGTTATAGATGACGATAAGGCCACAGTATTTGTGATTCAGGGTAAGTTTATAGGGTCAGACAAAGTCGATGCTGCTCCGTTACGAGAGGTGCTTTCTTCCTGGATACAGCTTAAAGATCTCGTGAGACTTCAGGAAGTGGGGAATATTAAGCTTAAAAGAAAGCTGGCTGAAGTAGCGACTGCTCTTGAGGATGATTACGATGTCTCATTTGAGCTTATAACTACTTCTTCACTTACCGATGCTGCTAAAACAGATTTAGCGACTTTTCAGGAGCAACTTGCAAATGCAGAAGACCTTGCGGCGACTATCCATCTTGTGGACCAGGATGAACTAAGGCGTCGTTATGATATGGCACTTGAAAAGGACAACCCCAGTATTAGGCATACGATAAAACTCGAACCGAATAAATACCTGAAAATGGACGTTGGAGGAACACAGGCAGTTCTGGCTGCTATTCAATTGAAAGACTGCCTAAGTTTTCCGGGAGTTAAAGATGGAACATTGTTCCAAAAGAATGTGCGTCAGTCTCTTGGTCTTAATAACGCTGTCAATAAGGGTATTAAGAACACGATATATGGAGACAAGCACCGTGATTTCTTCTTTTTTCATAATGGGATAACAGCTATCTGCAATAAAATGACGTTCAATGCTGAGAACAACCTTGAGCTCCAAGGGTTAAGCGTCGTGAATGGTTGCCAGTCCCTAAACACTATCCTGTCATGTAGTGAACGCGTAAAGACTGTATTAGATACATACATAATGTTCAGATTTTATGAGATCCCGCAAAGAGACAGGGCTGATAGAATCAGTATTTCCACTAACTCCCAGAGCGCTGTTAAGCCTCGTGATTTGCGAAGCAATGACAAGAGAGTGCTCAATCTGAAAAGGGTCTTTGAACAGAAATATGCAGCTGGGTATTTCATAACAAAAAGGGGAGAAGCCCCGCCCGCGGAAAAAGACAGGAATTATGTTCTGGATCTTTCTGACTTTGGAAAATACCTTATATCATGGCATTCACAACGGCCCAATATCGCCTATAGCGAAGCCAAAATATTTGATAAGTATTTTGAGCAGTTATTCAAACGGAATGAAGAGTATAAACCTGAAAAGGCACAGGCACTTAATTTTTGGATGACTGAGATTATGAAAGGATGGGTCCCCGCCAATCCATTGGGATTGAATGAATCGTTGTTGGCCATGAAGGCGTATGCGCCGTTCCATCAGCTCTATGCGACCTCTATATGTTTTTCAAAATCGAATAACCAGATTGATCGAGTGCCTAATCCATTTGCATGCTGGGAGCGAGTACAAAGCAAGGGCCTGGTTGAGCAAATAGTGCAAATTGCGGGAACATGTCTCAATACTGCACTTGAAGCTGCGGCTAATGAGCCCTTGCCTCAAAATCGAGTCTTTAGCCCTCAAAACTGGATAAAAACTAAAACTTGCCTATCGGGAATAAATGCTGCCGTCGGCCAGTATTTCGCAATGCTCCCCTCAATGCCCGGAGGAAAAGAGCTGAGCAAAAATCTCAGAGAATCGCTTGCCCTACCGGTGGAAGATTTTGAATACAGATGGGCAGCCGATTGAAATAGACTCCTTATTAAAATAGATCGCTTTGGATCTGATGTTGATGAGGCCATTAAAGAAAAGAGGTGATTAGATTGCAGAAAATACTATTTTTGAACGTCGGTTGGATGAAATACTACACAGGGATCACAGACGATCAGATTGTTGGCGGCGGGTCTTTTGTTCAGGAGCATGGATTTGGACACGAGATTTTTAATTATCAGTCTTACAGTGGTCACTTGTATGGCTATGTGCAACCAGTAGGAAAGACGATAAGAATAGAAAGACTTGGAGCATTAGAACAAGACGCATCTATCAATGACGTCCTTGTTGTTTGGGTTTCAAGATCGCCTGTAGGAGGGGTTTATATAATTGGATGGTATAAGAATGCAATAGTTTACAGAAATTGGCAACATGCTCCGAGAAATTCAAATAGGACACATAAAAATGAAGAGCTCGGTTTTTTTGTTGAAGCAGGAGAGGATGATTGCACGTTGTTGCCGTTAGACAAAAGGATATTTCAGATACCAAGAGGGGAAGGAGGAATGGGACAATCAAATGTTTGGTACGCAGATCAAAAAGAACATATTGGATTTAAACAAAGTGTAACGGATTATATTACTCAAAACAAGCTTCCCCAGGATTACAAAACAAAAAGGACTGCTCAGGGAAAACCTTGGCAGACTGATCCATTTAAAAGGCAAGAAGTGGAAAGAGCTGCTGTTAAACTAACAATAAATTATTATACACACTTGGGCTATTCTGTAGATTCTGTTGAAAAAGATAATGTTGGCTGGGACTTAGAAGCATCTCTCAATGAAAGAAAATTGAAACTCGAAGTTAAGGGATTGTCTTGCGAGGAGTTAATAATTGAGCTCACACCAAATGAATATGTAAATATGAAAAAACACAAGGACAGCTATAGAATATGTGTTGTTACAAAAGCACTTAGCAAACATGCTTCTCTGTCAGTTTTCTCATTTTCGCCTGAAAGCGGAAAATGGGAAGATGAACAGCAAAGACAATTAAAGCTCGTTGAAATTATTAGTGTCAGAATGAATGTTTAATCGCGAAATATATTTTTAGCGCCTATGTGTCCGCGCTTGTTAGCAATTTCTTTCCTCTATCTCCCTGACTAAATCTGCAAGATTGCCATTTTGGAATGAGTTGTCATTGCGCCAATTGCCTGAGCCACGCTTCTGAACAGTATATAATCCCGTAACTTGGTTATGAACCACCCGGTGCAGAATTCGACCATAACGCGTCGCACAGCCATCCTCAACTCGCCAGTCGTGAATATCAGAACGAATTGCCCCGATCCTGGCCAAGAACTCAGAACACGATTGATAACGTCTCTGCGGATCTATACTGCACGCCTTCGATATTGTGCGCCTGAGCTGTTCGCATACCCAAGGCGGCAGGGAGTTGATGTCGACTATTTGACCACGGACGATACGATTTTTTATAACATTAGCCGCATATATTTGTTTGTCAATTGGATCTGGTAGCAGACGGTATTCTCGCAACTGACGAGCATTGAGCCACGCTGATTCCTCATACGGTAATGCACCACCAAGAAGCTGGAACATTACAACACCAACCTGGTAAAGATCGCTTGAAATCCCATACATCCTTGAACCGATGGACTCAGGTGGACGGTATATAAGTGAATGCCCCGAGCCTGGAATTGTGTGCTGACCGTCAGGCATTCGTTTCACAGAACCAAAATCACCGATGACAGCACGATCATCATCTGATAGTAAAATATTCTGAGCTTTCAAATCTCGGTGAAGAAGTCTTCCGGCGTGCAAATGACTTAATCCTGACAAAATGTCTCTGCTTAGATTGATTGCTCGAATGTTTGCGTGGATGCCACGACACATTTCATCGTCAAGATCGCCCCTGTGATAAAAGGGCGTCGCAAAGTATGCGAAATCACCGTCGACAATGGCTGCGTGCATCACATTGATGACATTAGGAGAATTTAGTCCACTAAGGTATCTCGGCTCGGCATGGTATAAAGGATCGCCGGACCAGTCGTAGAACTTAACCGCTACGCGTTGCTCGTGTACAATGTTAGTGCCAAAGAATAGCCAGCCGCAACTCCCCTTGCGGCTTTGCTTATCGAACGAGATGCTAACAGAAAGTTCCCTCAATTTATCCCTTATGGGTTCGGGGATTGTCAGCGTATCGAGGTTAAGTGGTGGCATGCATTATGGAAGTGCCGCGAAAGCAGTTTCAAAAGCAAATTGCTGGTATTTTCTAATGCCTGTTGGAATGACTGGAGTGTAATTTCGTTGTGCTGCAGCTATCGTTTGGGGTGAGAACAGCGATACGGGGCAGCCTGCATATAGTTGAATTACGCCTTCTAACTTAAAACTTACAGGTCCACCCGAAAATTCACCGCGCTTGTTTCGTTTCTTTATCGCGATAGTCTCTACACCATTTTCTCTCAGGAAGGCATATGCCGTATCCTGAAAGGCTTTAACCTCTTCAGGATTTTCATCATTTGCCAGAACGATCT
This sequence is a window from Nitrospirota bacterium. Protein-coding genes within it:
- a CDS encoding AIPR family protein — encoded protein: MYDKIKEEIKQDYYKQNFPNEGQRFVAWYLMNIHLRDKNETKDCITDGPDDKQIDAIVIDDDKATVFVIQGKFIGSDKVDAAPLREVLSSWIQLKDLVRLQEVGNIKLKRKLAEVATALEDDYDVSFELITTSSLTDAAKTDLATFQEQLANAEDLAATIHLVDQDELRRRYDMALEKDNPSIRHTIKLEPNKYLKMDVGGTQAVLAAIQLKDCLSFPGVKDGTLFQKNVRQSLGLNNAVNKGIKNTIYGDKHRDFFFFHNGITAICNKMTFNAENNLELQGLSVVNGCQSLNTILSCSERVKTVLDTYIMFRFYEIPQRDRADRISISTNSQSAVKPRDLRSNDKRVLNLKRVFEQKYAAGYFITKRGEAPPAEKDRNYVLDLSDFGKYLISWHSQRPNIAYSEAKIFDKYFEQLFKRNEEYKPEKAQALNFWMTEIMKGWVPANPLGLNESLLAMKAYAPFHQLYATSICFSKSNNQIDRVPNPFACWERVQSKGLVEQIVQIAGTCLNTALEAAANEPLPQNRVFSPQNWIKTKTCLSGINAAVGQYFAMLPSMPGGKELSKNLRESLALPVEDFEYRWAAD
- a CDS encoding DUF3883 domain-containing protein, which produces MQKILFLNVGWMKYYTGITDDQIVGGGSFVQEHGFGHEIFNYQSYSGHLYGYVQPVGKTIRIERLGALEQDASINDVLVVWVSRSPVGGVYIIGWYKNAIVYRNWQHAPRNSNRTHKNEELGFFVEAGEDDCTLLPLDKRIFQIPRGEGGMGQSNVWYADQKEHIGFKQSVTDYITQNKLPQDYKTKRTAQGKPWQTDPFKRQEVERAAVKLTINYYTHLGYSVDSVEKDNVGWDLEASLNERKLKLEVKGLSCEELIIELTPNEYVNMKKHKDSYRICVVTKALSKHASLSVFSFSPESGKWEDEQQRQLKLVEIISVRMNV
- a CDS encoding protein kinase — its product is MPPLNLDTLTIPEPIRDKLRELSVSISFDKQSRKGSCGWLFFGTNIVHEQRVAVKFYDWSGDPLYHAEPRYLSGLNSPNVINVMHAAIVDGDFAYFATPFYHRGDLDDEMCRGIHANIRAINLSRDILSGLSHLHAGRLLHRDLKAQNILLSDDDRAVIGDFGSVKRMPDGQHTIPGSGHSLIYRPPESIGSRMYGISSDLYQVGVVMFQLLGGALPYEESAWLNARQLREYRLLPDPIDKQIYAANVIKNRIVRGQIVDINSLPPWVCEQLRRTISKACSIDPQRRYQSCSEFLARIGAIRSDIHDWRVEDGCATRYGRILHRVVHNQVTGLYTVQKRGSGNWRNDNSFQNGNLADLVREIEERNC
- a CDS encoding DUF3010 family protein; the protein is MEMAASEARLVILNGTKNGFSHIAVNPPKIVLANDENPEEVKAFQDTAYAFLRENGVETIAIKKRNKRGEFSGGPVSFKLEGVIQLYAGCPVSLFSPQTIAAAQRNYTPVIPTGIRKYQQFAFETAFAALP